One region of Glycine max cultivar Williams 82 chromosome 9, Glycine_max_v4.0, whole genome shotgun sequence genomic DNA includes:
- the LOC100526885 gene encoding vacuolar protein sorting-associated protein: MSFIFGKRKTPAELLRENKRMLDKSIREIERERQGLQTQEKKLIAEIKKSAKQGQMGAVRVMAKDLVRTRHQVEKFYKLKSQLQGVSLRIQTLKSTQAMGEAMKGVTKAMGQMNRQMNLPSLQKIMQEFERQNEKMELTSEMMGDAIDDALEGEEDEEETEDLVNQVLDEIGIDINQELVNAPSSAVAAPAAKTKVPQVETTGNDDGGIDSDLQARLDNLRKM; the protein is encoded by the exons ATGAGTTTCATCTTCGGAAAGCGAAAAACACCCGCAG AGCTTCTGCGGGAAAATAAGAGGATGCTGGACAAATCAATCAGAGAAATTGAGCGCGAGCGGCAAGGCTTGCAAACGCAAGAGAAGAAATTGATTGCGGAGATAAAGAAAAGTGCCAAACAGGGCCAGATG GGAGCTGTTAGAGTTATGGCAAAAGATCTTGTTAGAACAAGGCATCAGGTTGAGAAATTTTATAAGCTAAAATCTCAGCTCCAAGGTGTATCACTCAGAATTCAG ACTTTGAAATCAACACAAGCAATGGGTGAGGCTATGAAAGGCGTGACAAAGGCCATGGGGCAAATGAATAGGCAGATGAACTTGCCATCATTGCAGAAAATCATGCAAGAATTTGAGAGACAGAATGAGAAGATGGAATTGACATCTGAGATGATGGGAGATGCAATAGATGATGCTttggaaggagaagaagatgaagaggaaACTGAAGACCTAGTTAACCAAGTTCTTGATGAGATTGGCATTGACATTAACCAAGAG CTTGTAAATGCACCATCATCAGCTGTTGCTGCCCCGGCTGCAAAGACAAAGGTACCACAAGTTGAAACGACTGGGAATGATGATGGAGGGATAGATAGTGATTTACAGGCAAGGTTAGACAATTTAAGAAAGATGTAA
- the LOC100793326 gene encoding protein Brevis radix-like 4, producing the protein MLTCIARPKKLVGDSAASEDPSSRGVKSLTGQLKEMALKASGAYKQCGGPCATAPPSRVSRGGGTELDSESSSSSSSRRRWGKELEARLKGISSGEGTPSSSGRRVVLLLEDEEEPKEWVAQVEPGVLITFVSLPRGGNHLKRIRFSREIFNKWQAQRWWAENYDKVMELYNVQRLNRQAFPLPTPPRSEDESSKRESIEDFPVTPPLSRERPPCNLFRAGGGGMGMGYSSSDSFDHHSMQSSRHYYDPNDVNSTPKASSTISAAAKTDISSSMDVDASIRSSSSREADRSGDLSISNASDLDTEWVEQDEPGVYITIRALPGGKKELRRVRFSREKFGEMHARLWWEENRARIHEQYL; encoded by the exons atgcttaCGTGCATAGCACGTCCGAAGAAACTCGTCGGCGACTCGGCAGCGAGCGAGGATCCGAGTTCGCGGGGAGTGAAGTCGCTGACGGGTCAGCTGAAGGAGATGGCGCTGAAGGCGTCGGGGGCGTACAAGCAGTGCGGCGGGCCGTGCGCGACGGCGCCGCCGAGTCGAGTGAGTCGCGGCGGCGGAACCGAGTTGGACTCGGAGTCGTCGTCGTCGTCTTCGTCTCGGCGGCGGTGGGGGAAGGAGCTGGAGGCACGGCTGAAGGGGATATCGAGCGGGGAGGGGACGCCGAGCTCGAGCGGGAGGAGGGTGGTGCTGCTGCTTGAAGACGAGGAAGAGCCGAAGGAGTGGGTGGCGCAGGTTGAGCCCGGCGTTTTGATCACCTTCGTGTCGCTTCCCCGTGGCGGGAACCATCTCAAACGGATACGATTCAG CCGTGAGATATTTAACAAATGGCAAGCTCAAAGATGGTGGGCAGAGAACTATGACAAGGTGATGGAACTTTACAATGTGCAAAGGCTTAATCGTCAAGCTTTCCCTCTTCCAACTCCGCCTAGATCTGAAGACGAG AGTTCAAAGCGTGAATCAATAGAAGATTTCCCAGTGACACCTCCACTGAGCAGGGAAAGGCCACCATGTAACTTATTCCGTGCAGGAGGAGGAGGGATGGGAATGGGGTACTCATCCTCAGATTCATTTGATCATCACTCAATGCAATCATCCCGGCATTACTATGACCCCAATGACgttaactcaaccccaaaagcttcTTCCACCATTAGTGCTGCTGCCAAGACAGATATCTCATCATCAATGGATGTTGATGCTTCCATAAGAAGTAGCTCTTCTAGAGAAGCTGATCGCTCTGGGGACCTGTCAATCAGCAATGCCAGTGACCTTGACACTGAATGGGTTGAGCAGGATGAGCCTGGGGTTTACATCACCATCAGAGCTCTCCCAGGTGGCAAAAAGGAGCTCAGACGAGTCAGGTTCAG TCGAGAAAAGTTTGGTGAGATGCATGCTAGACTGTGGTGGGAAGAGAACCGTGCCAGAATACATGAACAATACTTGTGA